One window of the Deinococcus ruber genome contains the following:
- a CDS encoding alanyl-tRNA editing protein: MTDVALPATERLYWTQPQAQHFDAEVVATDGPHVALNRTLFYPEGGGQPCDTGTLTWNGAAVQITDVQKRGGVIWHTLTGDVPPPGQRVSGELDWARRHRHSQRHTAEHLLAQAFSRVLPQFAVQSVSMRGSECTLDLAGQPSEAHAQAAQQLLMSMLRHDLILDTQVVTADQLTNFPLRRPPQVSGNVRVVLFRTPDGEIWEASACGGTHLPRASMAAPVVILRLERIKGGLTRVVFMAGEEATERLSQVYGQALSLARSFSTSLDLLPLRVQDTRDELTAQTAETDHLRRELAAVRWHGAAHQQIVGGTFTCVQLDDERLLRPLLDQAARQPQSVTAVVCSSGQCGIASSLTSFPAGTLLRAWLEAAGGRGGGRPELAQGQTTSPSVFLETAAAWAVQNAE; the protein is encoded by the coding sequence GCCCGCACGTTGCCCTGAACCGCACGCTGTTCTATCCGGAAGGCGGCGGCCAGCCCTGCGATACCGGGACGCTCACCTGGAACGGGGCGGCGGTGCAGATCACCGATGTGCAGAAACGCGGCGGCGTCATCTGGCACACGCTGACAGGCGACGTGCCGCCCCCCGGACAGCGCGTCAGCGGCGAGCTGGACTGGGCGCGGCGACACCGCCACAGTCAGCGCCATACCGCAGAGCATCTGCTGGCCCAGGCGTTTTCCCGCGTTCTGCCGCAGTTTGCCGTTCAGTCGGTCAGCATGCGCGGCTCCGAGTGTACCCTCGATCTGGCCGGGCAGCCGAGCGAGGCGCACGCACAGGCCGCCCAGCAGCTGCTGATGTCGATGCTGCGCCACGACCTGATCCTCGACACGCAAGTGGTAACTGCCGATCAACTCACGAACTTTCCACTGCGCCGTCCGCCACAGGTCAGCGGTAACGTCAGGGTGGTGCTGTTCCGCACGCCAGACGGCGAGATCTGGGAAGCGAGCGCCTGCGGCGGAACCCATCTGCCCCGTGCCTCGATGGCAGCTCCAGTGGTGATTCTCCGGCTGGAACGCATCAAAGGCGGGCTGACCCGCGTCGTCTTCATGGCCGGAGAAGAGGCCACCGAGCGGCTGTCTCAGGTGTATGGGCAGGCGCTATCGCTGGCCCGCAGTTTCAGCACCAGTCTGGACCTGCTGCCACTGCGCGTGCAGGACACACGCGACGAACTGACAGCACAGACCGCCGAAACCGATCACCTGCGCCGCGAACTGGCCGCCGTCCGGTGGCACGGGGCAGCCCATCAGCAGATTGTGGGCGGCACCTTCACGTGCGTGCAACTCGACGACGAGCGGTTGCTGCGTCCGCTGCTCGATCAGGCAGCCCGGCAGCCTCAGTCCGTCACTGCCGTGGTCTGTTCATCCGGACAATGCGGCATCGCCAGCAGCCTGACCAGCTTTCCAGCCGGAACACTGCTGCGGGCGTGGCTTGAAGCAGCGGGTGGGCGCGGTGGCGGGCGGCCCGAGCTGGCACAGGGCCAGACCACTTCGCCGTCTGTCTTTCTGGAGACTGCGGCAGCCTGGGCTGTTCAGAATGCGGAATAG